The proteins below are encoded in one region of Actinomycetota bacterium:
- a CDS encoding hydantoinase B/oxoprolinase family protein: MDPRGDPDLDVRGVDPITLEVTRNALVGIAEEAGAALRRTAYSPNIKERIDCSTALFDADAQLVAQAEHIPVHLGSMPASVAAALDVFGALAPGDQVLVSDPYAGGTHLPDWTLVAPVHLDGALVGYAANRAHHADVGGSAPGSMPADATEIFAEGLRIPPVRLWRDGSEDPDLLRMLMHNTRTPRERIGDLRAQAGANHLAQRRLTELCDRLGADRLAEVMAATQDHAERAVRAAILGIPDGRYSFEDFLDGDGFTDEPVPIRVSITVDSDTLHIDFAGSAPQVEGSVNAPFAVTLSCCYFVLRAVTDPTIPANAGAYRPLEVVAPAGCVVSPVAPAAVAAGNVETSQRIVDVLLGAFAQALPDRVPAASQGTMNNTLIGGIDPQTAEPFSYYETLAGGQGARPDAPGMNGVHTHMTNTKNTPVEAFELAYPMRVLEYRLRDGSGGVGAHRGGDGIRRVLEVLADRATLSLLTERRRRGPWGREGGQDGAPGRNALIRDGEERELPGKVTLRLQRGDRIVVETPGGGGFGAP; this comes from the coding sequence ATGGACCCGCGCGGCGATCCTGACCTCGATGTGCGCGGTGTCGACCCCATCACGCTCGAGGTGACCAGGAACGCCCTGGTCGGCATCGCGGAGGAGGCCGGGGCAGCGCTGCGCCGCACGGCGTACTCACCCAACATCAAGGAGCGCATCGACTGCTCGACCGCGCTGTTCGATGCCGATGCGCAGCTGGTGGCTCAGGCCGAGCACATCCCGGTGCACCTGGGATCGATGCCCGCGTCGGTGGCTGCCGCGTTGGACGTGTTCGGCGCGCTGGCACCTGGCGACCAGGTGCTCGTGTCCGACCCGTACGCCGGTGGAACGCACCTACCGGACTGGACCCTGGTCGCACCGGTCCACCTCGACGGGGCGCTCGTCGGCTACGCCGCCAACCGCGCCCACCACGCCGACGTGGGCGGATCCGCCCCCGGCTCGATGCCCGCCGATGCGACCGAGATCTTCGCCGAGGGACTGCGCATCCCCCCGGTTCGGCTGTGGCGCGACGGCAGCGAGGATCCCGACCTCCTGCGCATGTTGATGCACAACACGCGTACGCCTCGCGAACGCATCGGTGATCTGCGGGCTCAGGCCGGCGCCAACCACCTCGCACAGCGGCGCCTGACGGAGCTGTGTGACCGGTTGGGAGCTGATCGCCTCGCGGAGGTGATGGCCGCGACGCAGGATCACGCCGAGCGAGCCGTGCGCGCCGCCATCCTCGGCATCCCCGATGGCCGCTACAGCTTCGAGGACTTCCTCGACGGCGACGGCTTCACGGACGAGCCGGTACCGATCCGGGTGAGCATCACGGTCGACTCCGACACGCTGCACATCGACTTCGCCGGCTCCGCCCCCCAGGTCGAGGGCAGCGTGAACGCCCCGTTCGCCGTGACGCTGTCGTGCTGCTACTTCGTCCTCCGCGCCGTGACCGACCCCACGATCCCCGCGAACGCCGGGGCGTACCGGCCGCTGGAGGTGGTCGCGCCAGCCGGTTGCGTCGTCAGCCCCGTGGCGCCCGCCGCGGTCGCGGCCGGCAACGTCGAGACGTCACAGCGCATCGTCGACGTGCTCCTCGGGGCGTTCGCGCAGGCGCTCCCCGACCGCGTCCCCGCGGCGTCCCAGGGAACGATGAACAACACCCTGATCGGCGGGATCGATCCGCAGACCGCGGAGCCCTTCAGCTACTACGAGACGCTCGCCGGTGGCCAGGGTGCACGCCCCGACGCGCCCGGGATGAACGGGGTGCACACCCACATGACCAACACCAAGAACACGCCGGTCGAGGCGTTCGAGCTCGCTTACCCGATGCGCGTGCTCGAGTACCGGCTCCGCGACGGCTCCGGTGGGGTCGGGGCGCACCGGGGCGGTGACGGGATCCGTCGGGTGCTCGAGGTGCTCGCCGACCGCGCCACCCTGTCGCTGCTGACCGAACGGCGCCGGCGCGGACCGTGGGGTCGCGAGGGTGGGCAGGATGGGGCGCCGGGTCGTAACGCGCTCATCCGCGACGGCGAGGAACGCGAGCTGCCGGGCAAGGTCACGCTGCGGCTGCAGCGGGGCGATCGGATCGTCGTCGAGACCCCCGGCGGCGGCGGCTTCGGGGCGCCGTAA
- a CDS encoding DUF2007 domain-containing protein, producing MTAPRSTYLGQYEHANAERIAEELEKAGIGWYYKQSGRLAQFLFAGDWGVRLFVEELRLDDAKQIAERVTAVDDAGSEGE from the coding sequence GTGACCGCACCACGCAGCACCTACCTCGGCCAGTACGAGCACGCCAACGCCGAGCGCATCGCCGAGGAGCTCGAGAAGGCCGGCATCGGCTGGTACTACAAGCAGTCGGGGCGGCTGGCACAGTTCCTGTTCGCTGGCGACTGGGGAGTGCGGCTGTTCGTCGAGGAGCTCCGCCTCGACGACGCGAAGCAGATCGCCGAGCGGGTGACGGCCGTTGACGACGCGGGATCGGAGGGGGAGTGA
- a CDS encoding DoxX family protein, with translation MFAHGWAHLFSGGRIPGVAKWFESLGMRPGRLHAWLASLTEVGVAPLLALGLLTPVAMAATAGLLIVAWITNHRDAGFFVYNRPTEGYEYVMSLIAMTFVGAVLGAGEWSLDRALDLGGDLSGWVGAVIFLVVGVGGAAGLLLVFWRPPEPEAAED, from the coding sequence ATGTTCGCGCACGGCTGGGCGCACCTCTTCAGCGGGGGACGCATCCCGGGCGTCGCCAAGTGGTTCGAGAGCCTCGGCATGCGGCCCGGCCGGCTCCACGCGTGGCTCGCGAGCCTCACCGAGGTCGGCGTGGCGCCACTCCTCGCGCTGGGGTTGCTGACGCCGGTCGCGATGGCAGCCACCGCGGGGCTGCTCATCGTCGCGTGGATCACCAACCACCGGGACGCGGGGTTCTTCGTCTACAACCGGCCCACCGAGGGCTACGAGTACGTGATGTCGCTGATCGCGATGACCTTCGTCGGAGCCGTGCTCGGTGCGGGCGAGTGGTCGCTGGACCGGGCGCTCGACCTCGGCGGGGACCTCAGCGGCTGGGTCGGCGCGGTGATCTTCCTCGTGGTCGGGGTCGGCGGGGCTGCCGGGCTGCTCCTGGTCTTCTGGCGCCCCCCGGAGCCGGAGGCAGCCGAGGACTAG
- the purN gene encoding phosphoribosylglycinamide formyltransferase, whose product MRLAVLISGSGTNLQALLDAIDADPDFGGEVVVVGSDKRDAYGLERARQRGIATVAVDLADHPDRPTWEKSLVAALQEHQPEAVVLAGFMKLVSGEFLGTWPGRVVNTHPSLLPAFRGAHAVRDALDYGVKVTGCTVHLVDEQVDHGPIIGQRAVEIREDDTEGSLHERVKAVEHELLPRCVKLLCHGRLRVEGRHVHITEESTS is encoded by the coding sequence GTGCGGCTCGCCGTCCTGATCTCGGGTTCCGGCACCAACCTGCAGGCGCTGCTCGACGCCATCGATGCCGACCCCGACTTCGGCGGCGAGGTCGTGGTCGTCGGCAGCGACAAACGCGACGCCTACGGCCTCGAACGGGCACGTCAGCGCGGCATCGCCACCGTCGCCGTCGATCTGGCCGACCACCCCGACCGTCCGACCTGGGAGAAGTCCCTCGTCGCGGCACTCCAGGAGCACCAGCCCGAGGCGGTCGTCCTCGCCGGGTTCATGAAGCTGGTCTCGGGCGAGTTCCTGGGGACTTGGCCGGGCCGCGTCGTGAACACCCACCCGTCGCTGCTGCCGGCGTTCCGGGGCGCCCACGCGGTCCGGGACGCCCTGGACTACGGGGTCAAGGTGACCGGCTGCACGGTCCACCTCGTCGACGAACAGGTCGACCACGGGCCGATCATCGGTCAGCGAGCGGTCGAGATCCGCGAGGACGACACCGAGGGGTCGCTCCACGAGCGGGTGAAGGCGGTCGAGCACGAGCTGCTGCCCCGGTGCGTGAAGCTTCTGTGCCACGGTCGTCTCCGGGTCGAGGGACGCCATGTTCACATCACCGAGGAGTCCACGTCGTGA
- a CDS encoding VOC family protein has protein sequence MSRIQLALNVRDVDAAVEFYGKLFDAQPAKRRPGYANFAITDPPLKLVLIEKPDADERLNHLGVEVEDTDLVRAATDRLAQKGLPTLVEDQVSCCYAFQDKVWVNDPDGAEWEVYTVTGDVPAEAGTSVAACC, from the coding sequence ATGTCCCGGATCCAGCTGGCCCTCAACGTCCGCGACGTGGACGCGGCGGTGGAGTTCTACGGCAAGCTCTTCGACGCGCAGCCCGCCAAGCGCCGCCCCGGCTACGCCAACTTCGCCATCACCGACCCGCCGCTCAAGCTGGTGCTCATCGAGAAGCCCGATGCCGACGAGCGCCTGAACCACCTCGGTGTGGAGGTCGAGGACACCGACCTCGTTCGGGCGGCGACCGATCGGCTCGCCCAGAAGGGGCTGCCCACGCTGGTCGAGGACCAGGTCTCGTGCTGCTACGCCTTCCAGGACAAGGTCTGGGTCAACGACCCCGACGGAGCCGAGTGGGAGGTCTACACGGTGACCGGCGACGTCCCCGCCGAGGCCGGCACGTCCGTGGCCGCCTGCTGCTGA
- a CDS encoding gamma-glutamyltransferase family protein: protein MLGTRRFPRACVASPHHLASAAGVATLSQGGNAVDAAVAANLVLAVVTPYHCGVGGDLFATVWDGEAHAYAGAGRAPAAATLERVRDEIGEAMPSMGGMTVTVPGAVRGWFDLLERFGRRSFGELATRAIGYARDGFVVSEAAMEFLGPAQEHLRDYGAWRSVYREAAAGKVLRQPALARTLEVISEEGPEAFYAGAVAEDIVETVRARHGLMTEDDLAAHRGDWVTPLSCTYRDVDVLEHPPPTQGITALTALAVLDVLGALPTEQIARTHLQIEAVKVALADRDEHLGDPDHLDIDPEQLLAERRVQRIAAALDPRRAAPWRGREAAAGTAAMTVADADGMLVSLLQSNYQGFGSGLHVPQWGINLHDRGAMFVLEPDHPNAIGPGKRPLHTLIPGMVLRAGEPYLVFGTMGGDGQAQTHVQLLGHIVDDGTDLQTALDSPRWVIAVTDASVILESGPGSTDLAEGLERLGHRVTVVGRRDHLMGHAHAISVDGHGYSGATDQRTEGAVLGY from the coding sequence ATGCTCGGTACCCGCCGGTTTCCGCGCGCCTGCGTGGCCTCGCCCCACCATCTCGCCTCCGCTGCGGGTGTCGCCACGCTGAGCCAAGGCGGCAACGCGGTGGACGCGGCGGTAGCGGCGAACCTCGTCCTCGCCGTCGTCACGCCCTACCACTGCGGCGTGGGTGGGGACCTGTTCGCGACCGTCTGGGATGGCGAGGCTCACGCCTACGCCGGGGCGGGGCGCGCCCCGGCCGCAGCCACCCTCGAACGGGTCCGTGACGAGATCGGGGAGGCCATGCCGTCGATGGGCGGTATGACCGTCACGGTGCCGGGTGCCGTGCGTGGGTGGTTCGACCTGCTGGAACGCTTCGGCCGCCGGTCGTTCGGCGAGCTCGCGACCAGGGCGATCGGGTACGCGCGCGACGGGTTCGTCGTCTCCGAGGCCGCGATGGAGTTCCTCGGGCCGGCGCAGGAGCACCTGCGCGACTACGGGGCGTGGCGCTCGGTCTACCGCGAGGCCGCCGCCGGCAAGGTGCTGCGCCAGCCGGCGTTGGCGCGGACGCTCGAGGTGATCTCCGAGGAGGGCCCCGAAGCGTTCTACGCGGGGGCCGTGGCGGAGGACATCGTCGAGACGGTCCGGGCCCGGCACGGGCTCATGACCGAGGACGATCTCGCGGCACACCGAGGCGATTGGGTGACACCTCTCTCGTGCACCTACCGCGACGTCGACGTGCTCGAGCACCCCCCGCCGACGCAGGGGATCACCGCCTTGACGGCGCTCGCGGTGCTCGACGTGCTCGGCGCGCTCCCGACTGAGCAGATCGCCCGCACCCACCTGCAGATCGAAGCGGTGAAGGTCGCGCTCGCCGACCGGGACGAGCACCTCGGGGATCCGGACCACCTCGACATCGATCCCGAGCAGTTGCTCGCCGAGCGTCGTGTCCAGCGCATCGCCGCTGCGCTCGATCCGCGTCGTGCTGCGCCGTGGCGCGGTCGTGAGGCCGCCGCCGGGACCGCGGCGATGACCGTCGCCGATGCCGACGGCATGCTCGTCAGCCTGCTGCAGTCCAACTACCAGGGTTTCGGCTCGGGTCTACACGTTCCTCAGTGGGGCATCAACCTCCACGACCGCGGGGCGATGTTCGTGCTCGAGCCCGACCACCCCAACGCCATCGGACCGGGGAAACGACCGCTACACACCCTCATCCCCGGGATGGTCCTGCGGGCGGGCGAGCCCTACCTGGTGTTCGGGACGATGGGCGGGGACGGTCAGGCACAAACGCACGTGCAACTGCTCGGACACATCGTCGACGATGGCACCGACCTGCAGACGGCGCTCGACTCGCCCCGCTGGGTCATCGCCGTGACCGACGCGTCGGTCATCCTCGAGAGCGGTCCCGGATCGACCGATCTCGCCGAGGGTCTCGAACGTCTCGGACACCGCGTCACCGTCGTCGGGCGCCGCGACCACCTCATGGGTCACGCACACGCCATCAGCGTCGATGGTCACGGCTACAGCGGGGCGACCGACCAGCGGACCGAAGGGGCGGTCCTGGGCTACTGA
- a CDS encoding cell wall-binding repeat-containing protein, with product MRIRFIGAATAAMLVAGVPLTLQGAGPGTETLAAVPAAETTASAVAVESATTPAGDEPTAAAVTPDPVEVPGQPPACVTTASQKHDIVRLSGDDRFATAACASQLTYPEGAATVLLARGDEAGGYADALAGTVLAHAESAPVLMTRPDELPSATRTELERLDPERVLVLGGTKAVSNAVVRQVEGLGVTAERVAGDDRAGTAAAIADRVGASGTAFVVNGFRPPDALVAGAVAARAGAALLLVDDDRVPPSTAAALEGVGEVVIIGGYGVVSESAEAALVGLVPKVRRVSGASRDETAASVARTFPADATLHVVAGADRSLVDAIAAGWLAALPGGGPVLYAERDAPGHGSDRYLRLGGLADRPPARLLGGTSVLSDDLVATLEQRYDEATAGGPQPELRAFWVHLFDSALKSPAGIDRVLDAATRANLNTVVVQVVRRHDAYYASDVLPRTSDPAMPRDLDLLGRLIPAAKARGLDVHAWFVLAPAYHGAYDEVGLPPGHVYRDHGPASSDPWTTVSHDGRTSDYLDLGVPAVQDHVVAMITEVASRYDVAAIHLDYLRYDGTAWGYHPAVLARFRDATGRSDRPATTDGQWSDFRRGLMSELAQRIHDAVDAIDPDIRISMAAIAQGRGPTELGGFARTRAYAEKFQDWPMWLQRGWIDDVMPMIYFRENHSDHRAWHRDWIGFADGLVDGPGEVAYGHAAYLNNVAESMAQLEAGLAATSGAVLFSYQQDTCQPASDVVCSSVDPIGSLLGHLRAGRFAAPAPAP from the coding sequence GTGAGGATCAGGTTCATCGGGGCTGCGACCGCCGCCATGCTCGTCGCCGGGGTGCCGCTGACGCTGCAGGGCGCGGGTCCGGGCACGGAGACGCTCGCAGCCGTCCCAGCCGCCGAGACGACCGCGTCGGCAGTCGCCGTGGAGTCCGCGACGACCCCCGCCGGAGATGAGCCGACCGCGGCTGCGGTCACGCCTGACCCGGTCGAGGTCCCCGGTCAGCCGCCCGCCTGCGTCACAACGGCCTCGCAGAAGCACGACATCGTGCGCCTGTCCGGGGACGACCGCTTCGCGACCGCAGCCTGTGCCTCGCAGCTCACTTACCCCGAGGGCGCCGCCACGGTCCTGCTCGCCCGGGGCGACGAGGCAGGCGGGTACGCCGACGCGCTCGCGGGGACGGTGCTCGCGCACGCCGAGTCCGCGCCGGTGCTGATGACCCGCCCCGACGAGCTGCCCTCGGCCACCCGGACCGAGCTCGAGAGGCTCGACCCCGAACGCGTGCTGGTGCTCGGCGGAACGAAGGCGGTGAGCAACGCGGTCGTGCGTCAGGTCGAGGGACTCGGCGTCACGGCCGAGCGTGTGGCCGGCGACGACCGCGCCGGCACTGCGGCGGCGATCGCGGACCGGGTCGGTGCGAGCGGCACCGCGTTCGTCGTCAACGGCTTCCGTCCTCCCGATGCGCTCGTCGCCGGCGCGGTCGCGGCCCGGGCTGGCGCCGCCCTGCTGCTGGTGGACGACGATCGCGTGCCCCCCAGCACGGCAGCTGCCCTGGAGGGCGTCGGCGAGGTGGTGATCATCGGTGGCTACGGCGTCGTCAGCGAGTCAGCGGAGGCGGCACTCGTCGGGCTCGTGCCGAAGGTCCGGCGCGTCTCGGGAGCCAGCCGCGACGAGACCGCCGCCTCGGTCGCGCGCACGTTCCCCGCGGACGCCACGCTCCACGTCGTGGCCGGAGCCGACCGCAGCCTCGTCGACGCGATCGCAGCCGGGTGGCTCGCTGCGCTCCCCGGCGGTGGGCCGGTGCTCTACGCCGAGCGGGACGCGCCCGGACACGGCAGCGACCGCTACCTGCGCCTCGGTGGGCTTGCCGACCGTCCTCCTGCGCGTCTCCTCGGAGGCACGAGCGTGCTGAGCGACGACCTCGTCGCGACCCTCGAGCAACGCTACGACGAGGCCACGGCGGGCGGCCCGCAGCCCGAGCTGCGAGCCTTCTGGGTCCACCTGTTCGACTCGGCGCTCAAGTCGCCAGCCGGGATCGATCGCGTGCTCGACGCGGCGACACGTGCGAACCTCAACACCGTGGTCGTGCAGGTCGTGCGACGTCACGACGCCTACTACGCCAGCGACGTGCTGCCCCGTACCTCCGACCCGGCGATGCCACGCGACCTCGACCTGCTGGGGCGCCTGATCCCGGCGGCCAAGGCGCGCGGGCTCGACGTCCACGCCTGGTTCGTGCTCGCGCCGGCCTACCACGGCGCCTACGACGAGGTGGGACTACCCCCCGGTCACGTCTACCGCGACCACGGCCCGGCCAGCTCCGACCCGTGGACCACCGTCTCCCACGACGGCAGGACCAGCGACTACCTCGACCTCGGGGTGCCCGCCGTACAGGACCACGTCGTCGCGATGATCACCGAGGTAGCGTCGCGCTACGACGTCGCCGCCATCCACCTCGACTACCTGCGCTACGACGGCACCGCGTGGGGCTACCACCCTGCCGTGCTGGCTCGCTTCCGCGACGCCACCGGCCGCAGCGACCGCCCCGCCACCACCGATGGCCAGTGGAGCGACTTCCGACGGGGCCTGATGAGCGAGCTCGCGCAACGCATCCACGATGCCGTCGACGCGATCGACCCGGACATCCGCATCAGCATGGCGGCGATCGCTCAGGGGCGTGGCCCAACGGAGCTCGGCGGCTTCGCCAGGACAAGGGCGTACGCCGAGAAGTTCCAGGACTGGCCGATGTGGCTGCAGCGCGGGTGGATCGACGACGTGATGCCGATGATCTACTTCCGCGAGAACCACTCCGACCACCGCGCCTGGCACCGGGACTGGATCGGCTTCGCGGATGGGTTGGTCGACGGGCCGGGAGAGGTCGCCTACGGTCACGCCGCGTACCTCAACAACGTGGCGGAGTCGATGGCCCAGCTCGAGGCAGGTCTCGCCGCGACCTCGGGAGCGGTGCTGTTCAGCTACCAGCAGGACACGTGCCAGCCGGCATCGGACGTCGTGTGCTCGTCGGTCGACCCGATCGGGTCGCTGCTCGGTCACCTCCGCGCCGGCCGCTTCGCCGCTCCCGCTCCGGCGCCGTAG
- a CDS encoding hydantoinase/oxoprolinase family protein — MRLGCDVGGTFTDLVLIDGDEVRVAKVPSTPGNQSEGVLAGLARLDVDAAAITRFAHGTTAATNAVLERRLARTVLVTTRGFRDLLEIGRQDRPDLYDLTVDRPAPLVTRDLVVEVQERISADGTVLVALDDPGAVAAAVRDLRPEAVAICLLFAFVDDRHERAIADLLDDVPVSRSSDVLPVFREYERASTTTLNAALAPEMRRYLGSLDGRLHDIGLSVPVEVMRSGGGTFTGQVGARYPVHTLLSGPAAGAWGAAAVGRATGFDDVIAFDMGGTSTDVTLVEGGVPATTAEGTIDGLPFAVRTTDIHTVGAGGGSIAWRDAGGALRVGPRSAGADPGPACYGRGGTEPTVTDANVVLGRLPSDVLLGGHLALDHQAGTDAVGRLADDVGLGLTQTALGIVQVVEAHMVKALRVVSVERGKDPRDFTLVPFGGAGALHQAALARQLGCRRVLVPPNPGVLSALGLLTAPLTVDAVRTHLVDAASVARSEIEKMWSELADECQRLLAEQGVADPTITRTADLRYRGQAFELEIPAEDASPDHLSALFHEAHRERYGYDQPGEEVEIVNLRARGEGPRPDVVLPPVAPGRGAAEARTGTVRLWEDDGAVDAARYRRDRLGAGDAIEGPAVVEGIDATVLIAPGQAATVDDLGSLLIEEQ, encoded by the coding sequence ATACGGCTCGGTTGCGACGTCGGCGGCACCTTCACCGACCTCGTGCTGATCGATGGCGACGAGGTCCGCGTCGCCAAGGTGCCCTCCACGCCGGGGAACCAGTCGGAGGGCGTCCTCGCGGGCCTGGCGCGGCTCGACGTCGATGCCGCGGCCATCACGCGCTTCGCGCACGGCACGACCGCCGCCACCAACGCGGTGCTCGAACGGCGTCTCGCCCGGACGGTCCTCGTCACGACCCGAGGCTTCCGTGACCTGCTCGAGATCGGTCGGCAGGATCGCCCCGACCTCTACGACCTGACCGTCGACCGCCCCGCCCCGCTCGTCACCCGCGACCTCGTGGTCGAGGTGCAAGAACGGATCAGCGCCGACGGGACCGTGCTCGTCGCGCTCGATGACCCCGGAGCCGTCGCCGCGGCGGTCCGGGACCTGCGGCCGGAAGCGGTCGCGATCTGCCTGCTGTTCGCGTTCGTCGACGACCGCCACGAGCGCGCCATCGCGGATCTGCTCGACGACGTCCCGGTATCGCGCTCGAGCGACGTGCTGCCGGTCTTCCGCGAGTACGAACGCGCCTCGACCACCACGCTCAACGCCGCACTGGCACCCGAGATGCGCCGCTACCTCGGCAGCCTCGACGGCCGTCTCCACGACATCGGACTGTCGGTCCCGGTGGAGGTGATGCGCTCGGGTGGCGGCACGTTCACCGGCCAGGTCGGGGCGCGCTACCCGGTCCACACGCTGCTGTCGGGACCTGCAGCCGGGGCCTGGGGCGCAGCGGCGGTGGGACGCGCTACGGGGTTCGACGACGTCATCGCCTTCGACATGGGGGGCACCTCCACCGACGTCACCCTCGTGGAGGGCGGCGTGCCCGCGACCACGGCCGAGGGCACGATCGACGGACTGCCGTTCGCGGTCCGGACCACCGACATCCACACGGTCGGTGCCGGCGGCGGCAGCATCGCGTGGCGCGACGCGGGCGGGGCGCTACGGGTGGGCCCGCGCTCGGCCGGGGCCGATCCGGGGCCGGCTTGCTACGGCCGGGGCGGTACGGAGCCCACGGTCACGGATGCCAACGTCGTGCTGGGGCGTCTGCCGTCGGACGTGCTCCTCGGCGGTCACCTCGCGCTCGATCATCAGGCCGGCACGGATGCGGTCGGACGGCTGGCCGACGACGTGGGTCTCGGGCTCACGCAGACCGCTCTCGGGATCGTGCAGGTCGTCGAGGCGCACATGGTGAAGGCGCTGCGGGTCGTGTCGGTCGAGCGCGGCAAGGATCCGCGCGACTTCACGCTCGTCCCCTTCGGCGGAGCCGGGGCGCTGCACCAGGCGGCTCTCGCCCGGCAACTGGGCTGTCGTCGGGTGCTCGTGCCGCCGAACCCCGGCGTGTTGTCCGCTCTGGGTCTGCTCACCGCGCCGCTCACGGTCGACGCGGTGCGGACCCACCTCGTGGACGCCGCGAGCGTCGCGAGGTCCGAGATCGAGAAGATGTGGAGCGAGCTGGCCGACGAGTGCCAGCGGCTGCTGGCGGAACAGGGCGTGGCTGACCCCACCATCACGCGCACGGCGGACCTGCGGTACCGCGGACAGGCGTTCGAACTCGAGATCCCAGCTGAGGACGCCAGTCCCGATCACCTCTCCGCGTTGTTCCACGAGGCGCACCGCGAGCGCTACGGGTACGACCAACCCGGCGAGGAGGTCGAGATCGTCAACCTGCGCGCACGGGGCGAGGGCCCCCGCCCCGACGTCGTCCTGCCTCCTGTAGCGCCGGGGCGGGGCGCCGCGGAGGCTCGGACGGGGACGGTCCGTCTCTGGGAGGATGACGGTGCGGTGGATGCCGCGCGCTACCGACGCGACCGGCTCGGCGCGGGCGACGCCATCGAAGGTCCTGCCGTCGTCGAGGGGATCGATGCGACCGTGCTGATCGCACCGGGACAGGCCGCGACGGTGGACGACCTCGGCAGCCTGCTCATCGAGGAGCAGTGA
- the purH gene encoding bifunctional phosphoribosylaminoimidazolecarboxamide formyltransferase/IMP cyclohydrolase gives MSDVVEVRRALVSTYDKSGVEDLARSLHELGIEIVSTGSTAALIATSGTPVTEVADLTGFPEGLDGRVKTLHPKVHAGILADRAKAEHLEQLDELDVAPIDLVVVNLYPFRQTVHSGASEDEIVEMIDIGGPTMIRAAAKNHAGVGVVVDPGDYEIIVAELREHGGLTRDLRVTLATTAFKHTAAYDADVAAWFQREEPWPSQLGMALPLEQELRYGENPHQAAVLYGGPGGRGGLLAAEQLHGKEMSYNNWLDTDAAWGMAIDFDEPCVAIIKHTNPAGLAIAYDLPTAYARALEGDPVSAFGGIVAANRPVDAETASRIIDVFTEVVIAPGYDDGALETLRGKKNLRILQMPDAPRPQFGWSLRSVAGGLLVQHSDVGDEPFDEWKVVTSAQPDDDLMAELRFGWIVAKHVKSNAIVLTRDRQIVGVGAGQMSRVDSVELAVKKSDGRCDGAVLASDAFFPFRDGPDAAAAAGVRAIVQPGGSVRDDEVVAAADEHGLVMVMTGRRHFRH, from the coding sequence GTGAGTGACGTCGTCGAGGTCCGTCGTGCTCTGGTGAGCACGTACGACAAGTCCGGGGTCGAGGATCTGGCCCGATCGCTGCACGAGCTCGGCATCGAGATCGTCTCGACCGGGTCGACCGCCGCGTTGATCGCCACTTCGGGGACACCGGTCACCGAGGTGGCTGATCTCACCGGGTTCCCCGAGGGCCTCGACGGGCGGGTCAAGACGCTGCACCCGAAGGTGCATGCGGGCATCCTCGCCGACCGTGCCAAGGCGGAGCACCTCGAGCAGCTCGACGAGCTCGACGTCGCGCCGATCGATCTCGTCGTCGTCAACCTCTACCCGTTCCGCCAGACCGTGCACAGCGGGGCGTCCGAGGACGAGATAGTCGAGATGATCGACATCGGGGGACCGACGATGATCCGCGCTGCCGCGAAGAACCACGCCGGCGTCGGGGTCGTCGTCGACCCCGGCGACTACGAGATCATCGTCGCCGAGCTGCGCGAGCACGGGGGCCTAACCCGCGACCTTCGCGTCACGCTCGCGACGACGGCGTTCAAGCACACGGCGGCCTACGACGCCGATGTCGCGGCGTGGTTCCAGCGCGAGGAACCGTGGCCGAGCCAGCTTGGCATGGCGCTCCCGCTGGAGCAGGAGCTGCGGTACGGCGAGAACCCCCACCAGGCCGCGGTGCTGTACGGCGGCCCAGGGGGCCGGGGGGGACTGCTGGCTGCCGAGCAGCTGCACGGCAAAGAGATGTCGTACAACAACTGGCTCGACACCGACGCCGCCTGGGGGATGGCGATCGACTTCGACGAGCCGTGCGTCGCGATCATCAAGCACACCAACCCGGCCGGCCTCGCCATCGCCTACGACCTGCCGACGGCGTACGCACGGGCGCTCGAAGGCGACCCCGTCTCCGCGTTCGGTGGCATCGTCGCGGCGAACCGGCCCGTCGACGCCGAGACCGCCTCGCGGATCATCGACGTCTTCACCGAGGTGGTCATCGCGCCGGGCTACGACGATGGGGCGCTCGAGACCCTGCGAGGGAAGAAGAACCTGCGCATCCTGCAGATGCCGGATGCGCCCCGACCCCAGTTCGGGTGGTCCCTGCGATCCGTCGCGGGCGGCCTGCTGGTCCAGCACAGCGACGTCGGGGACGAGCCCTTCGACGAGTGGAAGGTCGTCACGTCGGCGCAGCCGGACGACGACCTGATGGCCGAGCTCCGATTCGGGTGGATCGTCGCCAAGCACGTCAAATCCAACGCCATCGTCCTGACCCGCGACCGGCAGATCGTGGGAGTCGGGGCGGGACAGATGAGTCGTGTCGACTCAGTCGAGCTCGCGGTGAAGAAGTCCGACGGTCGCTGCGACGGGGCGGTGCTCGCCTCCGACGCGTTCTTCCCCTTCCGCGACGGCCCCGACGCGGCGGCCGCCGCGGGTGTCCGCGCCATCGTGCAGCCGGGCGGTTCCGTGCGAGACGACGAGGTCGTCGCCGCCGCC